Proteins from a single region of Azospira inquinata:
- the purL gene encoding phosphoribosylformylglycinamidine synthase — MADILFLRGAPAFSAFRLQRLQARLTQAVPSLAALQAEYWHFVQLDQPLTEGTRAQLGRLLEERATEAKGRGDLFLVTPRVGTISPWSSKATDIAVNAGLTGVGRIERGIAYYFQAKAKYVFTEGERRQLAALIHDRMTESVLEDFARTADLFQDFDPRPLASVDVLAGGRDALVRANGDLGLALSEDEIDYLLDIYRKAGRNPTDVELMMFAQANSEHCRHKIFNASWVVDGEARPETLFGMIRSTHQAHPQGTVVAYSDNSSIIEGAAVPRFYPDGEGHYRYREELTHILAKVETHNHPTAISPFPGAATGSGGEIRDEGATGRGSKPKAGLCGFTVSNLLLPDAQRPWEQTVGKPSRIASALSIMLEGPIGAAAFNNEFGRPNLTGYFRTYEENLGTEVRGYHKPIMIAGGLGNIAAGQSHKAEVFPAGTLLIQLGGPGMLIGLGGGAASSMATGANAEDLDFASVQRGNPEIQRRAQEVIDRCWQLGTPRLDPATPGDGNPVLSIHDVGAGGLSNAFPELADSGQCGALFDLRAVPVEEAGMSPAEIWSNESQERYVLAVPPTRLEEFRALCERERCPFAVVGVATDDGRLRVKDELLGADPVDMDMEALLGKPPRMTRDAQHQLPVTLAFDPTGVDLKEAAYRVLQLPAVADKTFLITIGDRSVGGMTARDQMVGPWQVPVADVAVTLMGYQGYQGEAFAMGERTPVAVVDAPASGRMAVGEAITNLAAAPVADLGQVKLSANWMAAAGYPGEDARLFDTVGAVSELCRQVGLSIPVGKDSLSMRTAWEGEGTKHQVVSPLSLIVTAFAPSPDVRRTLTPVLQLDQGETELVLIDLSAGQNRLGGSALAQVYNATGDEAPDLDEPARLAAFFKVIQSLNQEGKLLAYHDRSDGGLFAAACEMAFASRCGVSLNMDILTYDTLMNDVDGYEKQPDVLGGRSHERLVKALFNEELGALIQIRREQRDEVCQALRDAGLGACYALVGYPNDRDHIRVIRNAKAVISESRVDLQRAWSETSFRLQSLRDNPACAQEEYDRLLDTQDTGLSAQLDFDPAEDVAAPFIATGARPRVAILREQGVNSHTEMAAAFDRAGFAAVDVHMSDILGGRVDLADFKGAVACGGFSYGDVLGAGQGWAKTILFNARARDQFAAFFGRQDTFALGVCNGCQMMSALKEVIPGADHWPALKRNTVEQFEARFVMAEVTPSPSLFFAGMAGSRMPIVVSHGEGRAEFASAEDQARALVALRYVDHQGQATEAYPYNPNGSPAGVTGFTTADGRFTIMMPHPERVFRTVQMSWHPAGWGEDSPWMRMFRNARVWVG, encoded by the coding sequence ATGGCCGATATCCTTTTCCTGCGGGGGGCTCCCGCCTTTTCCGCTTTCCGTCTGCAACGCCTGCAAGCCCGCCTGACCCAGGCCGTGCCTTCCCTGGCCGCCCTCCAGGCCGAATACTGGCATTTCGTTCAGCTCGACCAGCCCCTGACGGAAGGGACCCGGGCCCAGCTCGGGCGGCTCCTGGAAGAACGGGCAACCGAGGCCAAGGGGCGGGGCGACCTGTTCCTGGTCACGCCCCGGGTGGGCACCATTTCCCCCTGGTCCTCCAAAGCCACGGACATTGCGGTGAACGCGGGTCTCACCGGGGTGGGGCGCATCGAACGGGGGATCGCCTATTACTTTCAGGCCAAGGCCAAGTACGTCTTTACGGAAGGGGAGCGGCGCCAGCTGGCGGCCCTGATCCATGACCGGATGACCGAGTCGGTGCTGGAAGATTTTGCCCGCACCGCCGACCTGTTCCAGGATTTCGACCCCCGTCCCCTGGCCTCCGTGGATGTACTGGCCGGTGGCCGGGACGCCTTGGTGCGGGCCAACGGGGATCTGGGTCTGGCCCTCTCCGAGGACGAAATCGATTACCTGCTGGACATCTACCGCAAGGCGGGGCGCAATCCCACGGACGTGGAACTGATGATGTTCGCCCAGGCCAATTCGGAACACTGCCGCCACAAGATTTTCAACGCCTCCTGGGTGGTGGATGGGGAAGCCCGTCCGGAAACCCTGTTCGGCATGATCCGCAGCACCCACCAGGCCCATCCCCAGGGCACGGTGGTGGCCTATTCGGACAATTCCTCCATTATCGAAGGGGCCGCCGTGCCCCGCTTCTACCCGGATGGGGAAGGCCATTACCGCTATCGGGAAGAGCTGACCCATATCCTGGCCAAGGTGGAAACCCACAACCATCCCACCGCCATTTCCCCCTTCCCCGGCGCCGCCACCGGCTCCGGTGGGGAAATTCGGGACGAGGGGGCCACGGGCCGGGGCTCCAAGCCCAAGGCTGGGCTCTGCGGTTTCACCGTTTCCAACCTGCTCCTGCCCGATGCCCAGCGTCCTTGGGAACAGACCGTGGGCAAGCCTTCCCGCATCGCCTCCGCCCTCTCCATCATGCTGGAAGGGCCCATCGGCGCGGCGGCTTTCAATAACGAATTTGGCCGCCCCAACCTGACCGGCTACTTCCGTACCTATGAGGAAAATCTGGGCACGGAGGTGCGGGGCTATCACAAGCCCATCATGATCGCCGGGGGCCTGGGCAACATCGCCGCCGGCCAGTCCCACAAGGCGGAGGTATTCCCCGCCGGCACCCTGCTTATCCAGCTGGGGGGACCGGGCATGCTCATCGGCCTGGGGGGCGGTGCCGCCTCCTCCATGGCCACCGGCGCCAATGCGGAAGACCTGGACTTCGCCTCCGTGCAGCGGGGCAATCCGGAAATCCAGCGCCGTGCCCAGGAGGTGATCGACCGTTGCTGGCAGCTGGGCACGCCCCGGCTGGACCCGGCCACCCCGGGGGACGGCAATCCCGTTCTCTCCATCCACGACGTGGGGGCCGGGGGCCTTTCCAATGCCTTCCCGGAACTGGCGGATTCGGGCCAGTGTGGCGCCCTCTTCGATCTGCGGGCGGTGCCCGTGGAAGAGGCGGGCATGAGCCCGGCGGAAATCTGGAGCAACGAATCCCAGGAACGCTACGTACTGGCCGTGCCTCCCACCCGACTGGAAGAATTCCGCGCCCTCTGCGAACGGGAACGCTGTCCCTTCGCCGTGGTGGGGGTGGCCACGGATGACGGCCGTCTGCGGGTGAAGGACGAACTGCTGGGGGCCGATCCGGTGGATATGGACATGGAAGCCCTGCTGGGCAAGCCCCCCCGCATGACCCGGGACGCCCAGCATCAGCTCCCCGTTACCCTGGCCTTCGACCCCACGGGGGTAGATCTGAAAGAAGCGGCCTACCGGGTGCTGCAACTGCCCGCCGTGGCGGACAAGACCTTCCTTATTACCATCGGCGACCGGTCCGTGGGCGGCATGACCGCCCGGGATCAGATGGTAGGCCCCTGGCAGGTGCCCGTGGCCGATGTGGCGGTGACCCTCATGGGTTACCAGGGCTATCAGGGCGAAGCCTTCGCCATGGGGGAACGGACCCCGGTGGCCGTGGTGGATGCTCCCGCCTCCGGCCGCATGGCCGTGGGGGAAGCCATCACCAATCTGGCCGCCGCTCCGGTGGCGGATCTGGGCCAGGTGAAGCTCTCCGCCAACTGGATGGCCGCCGCCGGTTACCCCGGGGAAGATGCCCGTCTTTTCGACACCGTGGGGGCGGTCAGCGAACTGTGCCGCCAGGTGGGCCTGTCCATCCCGGTGGGCAAGGACTCCCTGTCCATGCGTACCGCCTGGGAAGGGGAGGGGACCAAGCATCAGGTGGTGTCTCCCCTGTCCCTCATCGTCACCGCCTTTGCGCCCAGCCCGGACGTGCGTCGTACCCTGACCCCGGTGCTGCAACTGGATCAGGGGGAAACGGAACTGGTCCTCATCGACCTGTCCGCTGGACAAAACCGCCTGGGGGGCTCGGCCCTGGCCCAGGTGTACAACGCCACTGGGGACGAGGCTCCGGATTTGGACGAACCCGCCCGTCTGGCGGCCTTCTTCAAGGTAATCCAGTCCCTGAACCAGGAGGGCAAGCTGCTGGCCTACCATGACCGCTCCGACGGTGGTCTGTTCGCCGCCGCCTGCGAAATGGCCTTCGCCTCCCGCTGCGGGGTGAGTCTGAACATGGACATTCTCACCTACGACACCCTGATGAACGACGTGGATGGCTACGAAAAGCAGCCCGACGTGCTGGGGGGCCGTTCCCACGAACGGCTGGTGAAGGCCCTGTTCAACGAAGAACTGGGGGCCCTGATCCAGATTCGCCGGGAGCAGCGGGACGAAGTCTGCCAGGCCCTGCGGGACGCCGGCTTGGGCGCCTGCTACGCCCTGGTGGGCTATCCCAACGATCGGGACCATATCCGGGTGATCCGCAACGCCAAGGCGGTGATTTCCGAAAGCCGGGTGGACCTGCAACGGGCCTGGTCCGAAACCTCCTTTCGGCTCCAGTCCCTGCGGGACAATCCGGCCTGTGCCCAGGAAGAATACGACCGGCTGCTGGATACCCAGGACACGGGGCTGTCCGCCCAGCTGGACTTCGATCCCGCCGAGGACGTGGCCGCGCCCTTCATTGCCACCGGGGCCCGGCCCCGGGTGGCGATCCTGCGGGAGCAGGGGGTGAATAGCCATACGGAAATGGCTGCCGCCTTTGACCGGGCCGGCTTTGCCGCCGTGGATGTGCATATGAGCGACATCCTGGGGGGCCGGGTGGATCTGGCCGACTTCAAGGGAGCCGTGGCCTGCGGCGGCTTCTCCTACGGGGATGTGTTGGGGGCCGGCCAGGGCTGGGCCAAGACCATTCTCTTCAACGCCCGGGCCCGGGACCAGTTTGCCGCCTTCTTTGGCCGCCAGGACACCTTCGCCCTGGGGGTCTGCAATGGCTGTCAGATGATGAGCGCCCTGAAGGAAGTGATTCCCGGGGCCGACCACTGGCCCGCCCTGAAGCGCAACACGGTGGAGCAGTTCGAGGCCCGCTTTGTCATGGCCGAGGTCACCCCGTCTCCCTCCCTGTTCTTCGCTGGCATGGCCGGTTCCCGTATGCCCATCGTGGTTTCCCACGGGGAAGGTCGGGCCGAGTTCGCCTCGGCGGAAGATCAGGCCCGGGCCCTGGTGGCCCTGCGCTACGTGGATCACCAAGGTCAGGCCACGGAAGCCTATCCCTACAACCCCAACGGTTCCCCCGCCGGGGTGACGGGCTTTACCACGGCGGATGGCCGCTTCACCATCATGATGCCCCATCCGGAACGGGTCTTCCGTACCGTCCAGATGTCCTGGCACCCCGCGGGTTGGGGCGAAGACAGTCCCTGGATGCGCATGTTCCGCAACGCCCGGGTGTGGGTGGGTTAA
- a CDS encoding putative bifunctional diguanylate cyclase/phosphodiesterase produces MTPTGWTIRQRVLLLALAPAAVIAALLTLYYAISGLDVLDAQLRQRGQATVRYLAPACEYGVIAGDRAGLQALAQAAMQQSDVRAVMVLDMEGQPMALSGRATQSPNQVASQGRGGLLQSQGKGWIGFAAPIRRAEVALDDLDLSAPTGARSAGTEAGGERIGVAYVEIGTDGLAAQKHRFLLRAVLLFVLVMGATSLFALRVARSFSRPVSRLVGAVRAMAAGSLETRVPNVSEGELGQLEQGFNHMAERLENNYHIQQERIAAATTQLAYQASHDPLTGLVNRREFERRILEVLATASPDNSHVLCYLDLDRFKAVNDTCGHGAGDELLRQITRLLQERLREGDVLGRLGGDEFGILLENCPVSDALQVAENLRCLVQDFRFQWNQQLFSIGASIGLVALDGTLGTLEEVLSAVDNACYAAKAQGRNRVVQFQLDGRELMQRQADMGWASRLQRGFQENRFLLFAQSLVPLQGAQTGDLRYEVFPCLLEDGGTVIPAAAFLPSAERFELLAPLDRWLIEAACTGLERLQARFPGRRACCCINLSLQSLEQTQLLTFIRERLTSHGLEADQLCFEISEDLVGRDGPRVRDFAAQVRGLGCQLALDDFGSGLSSFAYLKELPLSWVKLDAKLTRELNTNPISSSLIRAVQSICRTLGLQVVATRVEGEGTFLALQDEGVDWGQGDWFGPARLFDDWLVDLEGPGRDGSSAA; encoded by the coding sequence ATGACGCCCACCGGCTGGACCATCCGACAAAGGGTGTTGCTCCTGGCCCTGGCCCCGGCGGCGGTGATTGCGGCCCTGTTGACCCTGTATTACGCCATCAGCGGCCTGGATGTGCTGGACGCCCAGCTGCGCCAGCGGGGCCAGGCCACGGTCCGTTATTTGGCGCCGGCCTGTGAATATGGGGTGATTGCGGGGGACCGGGCGGGGCTGCAAGCCCTGGCTCAGGCCGCCATGCAGCAATCCGATGTGCGGGCGGTGATGGTACTGGACATGGAAGGCCAGCCCATGGCCCTGAGCGGCCGGGCTACCCAGAGCCCCAATCAGGTGGCCTCCCAGGGCCGGGGCGGTCTGCTCCAGTCCCAGGGGAAGGGCTGGATCGGCTTTGCCGCCCCCATCCGCCGGGCGGAGGTGGCCCTGGACGACCTGGATCTGAGCGCCCCCACCGGGGCCCGGTCCGCCGGGACGGAAGCGGGGGGGGAACGGATCGGCGTGGCCTACGTGGAAATCGGCACGGACGGTCTGGCGGCCCAGAAACACCGTTTTCTGCTTCGGGCCGTGCTGCTGTTTGTGCTGGTCATGGGGGCCACCAGCCTCTTCGCCCTGCGGGTGGCCCGCTCCTTTTCCCGCCCCGTGAGCCGCTTGGTGGGGGCGGTGCGGGCCATGGCCGCCGGTTCCCTGGAAACCCGGGTGCCCAACGTGTCGGAAGGGGAACTGGGGCAACTGGAACAGGGCTTTAATCACATGGCGGAGCGGCTGGAAAATAACTACCACATCCAGCAGGAGCGGATTGCCGCCGCTACCACCCAGCTGGCCTACCAGGCCAGCCATGATCCCCTCACCGGTCTGGTCAATCGGCGGGAATTCGAGCGGCGCATTCTGGAAGTGCTGGCCACCGCTTCCCCGGATAATTCCCATGTGCTCTGCTACCTGGATTTGGACCGCTTCAAGGCGGTGAATGACACCTGCGGCCACGGGGCCGGGGACGAGCTCTTGCGCCAGATTACCCGCCTGCTCCAGGAGCGTCTGCGGGAGGGGGATGTGCTGGGGCGCTTGGGGGGCGACGAATTCGGCATTCTCCTGGAAAACTGCCCGGTGTCGGACGCCCTCCAGGTGGCGGAAAACCTCCGCTGTCTGGTCCAGGATTTCCGCTTCCAGTGGAACCAGCAGCTCTTTTCCATCGGCGCCAGCATTGGCCTGGTGGCCCTGGATGGCACCCTGGGCACCCTGGAGGAGGTGCTCTCGGCGGTGGATAACGCCTGTTACGCCGCCAAGGCCCAGGGCCGCAACCGGGTGGTCCAGTTCCAGCTGGACGGGCGGGAACTGATGCAGCGTCAGGCCGACATGGGCTGGGCCAGCCGCTTGCAGCGGGGTTTCCAGGAAAACCGCTTTCTCCTTTTCGCCCAGTCCCTGGTGCCCCTGCAAGGAGCCCAGACCGGAGATCTGCGTTACGAAGTTTTCCCCTGCCTGCTGGAGGATGGGGGAACGGTGATTCCGGCCGCCGCTTTTCTGCCCTCCGCCGAGCGCTTTGAATTGCTGGCCCCCCTGGACCGGTGGCTGATCGAGGCCGCCTGCACCGGGCTGGAGCGGCTACAGGCCCGCTTCCCCGGGCGCCGGGCCTGCTGCTGCATCAACCTTTCCCTGCAAAGCCTGGAACAGACCCAGCTGCTCACCTTCATCCGGGAACGGCTTACCAGCCACGGTCTGGAGGCGGACCAGCTGTGCTTTGAAATCAGCGAAGACCTGGTGGGTCGGGATGGCCCCCGGGTGCGGGATTTTGCCGCCCAGGTCCGGGGCCTGGGTTGCCAACTGGCCCTGGACGACTTCGGCTCCGGCCTCTCCTCCTTTGCTTACCTGAAGGAATTGCCCCTCTCCTGGGTCAAGCTGGACGCCAAGCTGACCCGGGAACTGAACACCAATCCCATCAGCAGCAGCCTGATCCGGGCCGTCCAGTCCATCTGCCGGACCCTGGGGCTCCAGGTGGTGGCGACCCGGGTGGAGGGGGAGGGCACCTTCCTGGCCTTGCAGGACGAAGGGGTGGATTGGGGCCAGGGCGACTGGTTCGGCCCGGCTCGGCTTTTCGACGACTGGCTTGTGGATCTGGAAGGGCCGGGGCGGGACGGCAGCAGCGCCGCCTGA
- a CDS encoding ABC transporter substrate-binding protein, translating to MAFFLVCLGAPRVWAGDGVAVVLSDRGGVYGEFFDALNAALAQSGVRRSVKLAGVAGQHLDGAELGNAALVLAVGVKAGQAVNHMELGVPVLHVLVPRQAYEHLEMGRRHGGQSAIYLDQPLSRQLGLMRLIMPGKHKVAVLVGPDSAAQQGHLRSAAAHQGLEVQTEQISNGADIVPVLNRLLPLSDMLWALPDSMVYTRETARPILLTTYRFRRPVFGFSQAYVAAGALAAVYSSPQHIARQVGDWLRAMPAGRVQLPAPQYPAYFNVAVNRSVARSLGLEVGDEHSLAEALAKGGDGE from the coding sequence ATGGCATTTTTCCTGGTGTGCCTGGGCGCGCCCCGGGTCTGGGCCGGGGACGGGGTGGCGGTGGTGCTCTCCGACCGGGGGGGCGTGTACGGGGAATTTTTTGATGCCCTGAATGCGGCCCTGGCCCAGTCCGGAGTGCGCCGCTCGGTGAAACTGGCCGGGGTGGCGGGCCAGCACCTGGATGGGGCCGAACTGGGCAACGCAGCCCTGGTGCTGGCGGTGGGGGTGAAGGCGGGACAGGCGGTGAATCACATGGAACTGGGGGTGCCCGTGCTCCATGTGCTGGTGCCCCGCCAGGCCTATGAGCACCTGGAAATGGGGCGGCGCCACGGGGGCCAGTCGGCCATTTACCTGGATCAGCCCCTTAGTCGTCAGCTGGGCCTGATGCGCCTCATCATGCCGGGCAAGCACAAGGTAGCGGTGCTGGTGGGGCCGGATTCCGCTGCCCAGCAGGGCCATTTACGCAGTGCTGCCGCCCACCAGGGGCTGGAGGTCCAGACCGAACAGATCAGTAACGGCGCCGACATTGTGCCGGTGCTGAACCGGCTTCTGCCCCTCTCCGACATGCTCTGGGCCCTGCCGGACAGTATGGTCTACACCCGGGAGACGGCCCGGCCCATTCTGCTCACCACCTACCGGTTCCGCCGCCCTGTGTTTGGTTTTTCCCAGGCCTATGTGGCGGCGGGGGCCCTGGCGGCGGTCTATTCCTCGCCCCAGCATATCGCCCGTCAGGTGGGGGACTGGCTGCGGGCCATGCCCGCCGGGCGGGTGCAGTTGCCCGCCCCCCAGTATCCCGCCTATTTCAACGTGGCGGTGAATCGGAGCGTGGCCCGTTCCCTGGGCCTGGAGGTAGGGGATGAACACAGCCTGGCCGAGGCGCTGGCGAAAGGTGGGGACGGGGAATGA